The genomic window CCCGCTGCCGCCGGAACCGGACCGGGCCCGGGTCGAGGACTTCGTCGTCCGGACCCGGCGCGCGTCAGCCCTTACGGCCGTCTCAGAGCTTCAGGCCGGCTCAGCGCTTCAGGCCGTCCAGGCGGACCCGGACGACGAAGTCGTGGAGGGCGTCGTACGCGGACGGATTCTCCGGCAGCACTGACAGCGCCTGCTCCTGGTCCAGGACCCCCTGCAGCCGCTCCACGTCCTCCGCCACGCGCTCCTGGTCGACGTCGGCCTTGCCGTGCTCCTGCGCGGCCTTCGCCGCGACGAGGTCCGGGAGATACGCGGGCGCCTCGTCGATCTCCGGCAGCAGGGTGGGCAGATGGGCCCGCACCTCGCCGCTGCGCATCAGATGGATACCGGTGAGCAGCACCCGGAACGTGTAGAGCAGCGGCTTGAGTTCACCGGTCTTCTCGAAGAGCCGCCACTGGGTGATGGCGAACCCGCGGTAGTGGTGGGCGTGGTGCCGGGTGAGGACCCCGGGCGCGAGCGCGATCAGTTCACGGTGCGCCTCGCCCGTGTGCACCACGAGCGGGGAGAGCAACTGCTCCAGCACATAGCCGTTGCGACGCAGCAACAGCCGTGCGAACTTGCGCAGATCGTGTGTGACGAGGTCCATCTCGACACCGTCCCGGTCCCACATCTTCGACCGGGTCTCCTCCGGCTCGCGCAGCCCGACCAGTTCGGCCGTCGGCAGCACATGGACGCCGCGCAGGTCGACGTCCGAGTCACGCGAGGGGAAGCCGTACAGATGCGCTCCGGAGACGGTGGCGAACAACAACGGGTCGGGCTGTTCCGCCACCACCGGAGCCAGGTCGATGTCGAGGACGTCGGTCATGCCCTCAAGCGTCCCAGAGGGCCCCCAGCGACACGAGGTCGCCCTGGTACTCGATCCGGTCGGCCCACTCGGCGGGCCAGGCGTCCGGCCCGTGGTAGGCGCCCGCGAAGGCGCCGGTGAGGCAGGCGATGGAGTCGGAGTCGCCCTTGGTGCAGGCGGCGCGGCGCAGCGCGGTGACGGGCTCGTCGACGAAAAGCAGGAAGCACAGCAGCCCGGTGGCGAGGGCCTCCTCGGCGATCCAGCCCTCCCCCGTGGCCAGGCAGGGGTCCGTCTCGGGCGACGGAAGCCGCAGGGCCTCCTGGACACGGTCCAGGGCCCGCAGGCACTCGTCCCAGCCGCGGGCGATGTAGTGCTCGGGCGAGGGGTCCTGGCTGTAGGTCCACAGGTCGCCGAGCCAGCGCGCGTGGTAGCGGGCACGGTTCTCGTACGCGTACGACCGCAGCCGGCCGACCAGGCCCATCGGTTCGACGCCCTGGGTGAGCAGCCGGACCGCGTGTGCGGTGAGGTCGGACGCGGCGAGGGCGGTGGGGTGGCCGTGGGTGAGGGCGGCCTGCAACTGGGCGGCGCCCGCGCGCTGTTCGTCGCTGAGCGGGCCTATCAGGCCGAGGGGCGCGACCCGCATGTTGGCGCCACAGCCCTTGGAGCCGATCTGGCTGGCGAACTGCCAGGGGTGGCGCTCGACCGCGAGGAGCTCGCAGGCGACCAGGCAGGTGTGGCCGGGGGCGCGGTTGTTCTCCGGGGAGAGGGACCACTCCACGAACTCCTTGCGGACGGCCCGCACCAGGGCTTCGGGGGCGAGCACCCCGCGGTCCATGGCCGCGCGCAGCCCGTGACCCAGCGCCAGCGTCATCTGGGTGTCGTCGGTGACGATCGCGGGCCTCGGCAGCTCCATCTTCCGCCAGGGGCCGCACTTGGCGAGGATCGACGGGACGTCGTTGAACTCCGTCGGGAAGCCGAGGGCGTCTCCGAGGGCGAGTCCGAGCAGGGATCCGGTGGCGGAGCGCTTCGTACGCAGCGTCATGGTCATCAGGGCCGTCCTTCCGTGGTGGGTCGCAGCAGGGGCGGGTGCAGGGCGGTGGCCCCACCCGCTCGGTACAGCGCGGCGGGCTTGCCGCGGCCGCCGGTCAGGCGGGCGGCGCCGGGCACCTGTTCGACGAAGCCCGGCGTGGCCAGCACCTTGCGCCGGAAGTTGGGCCGGTCGAGCGGGGTGCCCCACACGGTCTCGTAGACCTGCTGCAGCTCACCGAGGGTGAACTCGGGCGGGCAGAAGGAGGTGGCGAGACAGGTGTACTCGAGCTTGGCGCCGACGCGTTCGTGGGCGTCGGCGAGGATGCGGTCGTGGTCGAAGGCGAGCGGACCGATGGCGTTGAACCGCAGCCACTGGGCCTGGGCCGCGTCACCGCCGCCGTGCGGGACGGGCGGGTCCGGGAACAGCGCGGCGAACGCGACGGTGACGACCCGCATCCGCGGGTCCCTGCCCGGCTCGCTGTAGGTCCGCAGCTGCTCCAGGTGGAGCCCGGAGGCGTCCGTGACCCCGGTCTCCTCCGCGAGTTCGCGCCAGGCGGCCTCCTCCGCGGACTCGTCCGGCAGCACGAACCCGCCGGGCAGCGCCCAGCGGCCCGCGTACGGCTCCTGCCCGCGCTCGACGAGCAGCACCTGGAGGGTGCCCGCGCGGACGGTGAAGACGGCCAGGTCGACGGTGACGGCGAAGGGTTCGAAGGCGTACTTGTCGTAGCCCTCGGGTGAGGTCATGTCCACCACCCCCTTTATGGTCACCATGACTAATAGTCATAACGACTATAAAAGCGCGGGCGCCGGGGCACAACCCTTTTACGGGGAAAGGAAAGCCAAGAGCGGCGCCGGAAACGGCAAAGGGCCGCCCCCGAAGGCAAACCCGGGACCGGCCCACCGCTCGAACACGGCGGAGGCTCTAGAGGTCGACCTCCTGCATCAGCATCCCGACCTCGGTGTTCGACAGGCGGCGCAGCCAGCCCGACTTCTGGTCGCCGAGGGTGATCGGCCCGAAGGCGACGCGCACCAGCTTGTCGACCGGGAAGCCGGCCTCCGCCAGCATCCGGCGCACGATGTGCTTGCGCCCCTCGTGCAGGGTCACCTCGACGAGGTAGTTCTTGCCGGTCTGCTCGACGACCCGGAAGTGGTCCGCGCGCGCGTACCCGTCCTCCAGCTGGATGCCGTCCTTGAGCCGCTTGCCCAGGTCGCGCGGGATCGGGCCCACGATGTGCGCGAGGTACACCTTCTTCACGCCGTATTTGGGGTGGGTCAGCCGGTGCGCCAGCTCACCGTGGTTGGTGAGCAGGATGACGCCCTCGGTCTCGGTGTCGAGCCGTCCGACGTGGAAGAGCCGCGTCTCGCGGTTGGTCACATAGTCGCCGAGGCACTGCCGGCCCTCGTTGTCCTCCATCGTCGACACGACACCGGCCGGCTTGTTCAACGAGAAGAACTGGTACGACTGCGTCGCGACCGTCAGCCCGTCGACCTTGACCTCGTCCTTCTCCGGGTCGACGCGCTTGCCCTGCTCCAGGACGATCTCGCCGTTGACCTCGACGCGCGCCTGCTCGATCAGCTCCTCGCAGGCCCGCCGGGAACCGTAGCCCGCACGCGCGAGGATCTTCTGCAGCCGCTCGCCCTCCTGCTCGGCGCCCGGGAAGGTCTTGGGCAGCTTGACGTCCTTCTTGCCCGCGTACCGCTCCCGGTTGCGCTCCTCGGCCCGCGCGTCGTACTCACGCGACGTCGCCGGAGCCCAACGGCCGCGTCCACTACCCGGCTGCTGGGACTGCTTGGGGCCGCCCTTGGCGCCGCCGCGGGCCGCGTTGCCACGCCCGGACTTCGGCCCTTCGTGGGTGGCGCCGGGGCCCACGTCGTAGCGGCGCTCCTCGGGACGGGGCTTGCCCGCGCGCTTCGGCCTGTCGTCGCGCCCTGCCCCGCCCTTCGGCTGCGAGCCGCTTCCACCGGACCCGCGGGGTTTGCCGCCACCACCGCTTCCCCGGGGGTTGCCGCGCCCGTTGTTCCTGCCACTGCCGCTGCCACTGCTTCGCATCAAAGTTCCGTCGTCGTCGTGTCGTCTGCATCTGCATCCGGTGCATCCGGATCGAACGACGGGACCCCTTCCAGCGTCTCGGCCTCGATCGCCTCCGCCTCCGGGAGGAAGGGCGCGAGCTCCGGGAGCTCGTCCAGGCCGCGCAGGCCCATCCGCTCCAGAAAGTAGTTCGTCGTCCTGTACAGGATCGCACCTGTTTCGGGTTCCGCGCCCGCCTCCTCGACCAGACCCCGCTGGAGAAGGGTGCGCATGACCCCGTCGCAGTTGACTCCTCGTACGGCCGAGACCCTGCTGCGGCTCACCGGCTGCCGGTACGCGACCACGGCCAGTGTCTCCAGCGCGGCCTGCGTGAGCCGGGCCTGCTGCCCGTCGAGCACGAACCGCTCGACGGCGGCGGCGTACTCGGGCCGGGTGTAGAACCGCCACCCCCCGGCGATCAGCCGCAGCTCGAACCCGCGCCCCTGCACCGCGTACTCGTCGGCCAGTTCCCTGAGCGCCTTGGTGATCTGCCGCTTCGGCCGCTCCAGTATCTTCGACAGATGCTCCGCCGTCGCGGGCTCGTCCACGACCATGAGGACGGCCTCCAGGGCGGGCTTGAGGTCGAGGTCGGCGACGGTACGCGGACCCGCGGGCACCTCCGTTCTCTCCTCGCTCACGCCTTCTTCTCCTCCTTGGGAGGCTCTGGGGGCCGGTCGAACTCGTCCGTGACCACGGGCTCGGCGTCCGTGTCCCCACCGGTCCACCGCACGATCAGATCGCCCAGCGCGGTCTCCTGGTCCAGCGCCACGGCCTTCTCCCGGTACAGCTCCAGCAGCGCGAGGAAACGGGCGACGACGGTGAGGGTGTCGTCGGTGTCCTCGACCAGCACGCGGAACGACGCCTCGCCCAGCTCCCGCAGCCGCGCGACGACGATCCCGGCCTGCTCCTGCACACTCACCAGCGGCGCGTGGATGTGATCGACGTACACCTGCGGCTTGGGCTTCGGCTGCATGGCTTTGACGGCCAGCTTGGCGAATCCCTCCGCCCCGATGCTGATGACCACCTCGGGCAACAGCTCCGCGTGCTGCGGCTCCAGCCCGACGGTACGCGGATACCGTCGCGCCTCCTCGTCCAGCCGCCGGTTGAAGATCTCCGCGATCTGCTTGTACGCGCGGTACTGGAGCAGCCGGGCGAAGAGCAGGTCCCGCGCTTCGAGGAGCGCGAGGTCGGCTTCGTCCTCGACCTCGGCGGAGGGCAGCAGCCGCGCGGCTTTCAGATCCAGCAAGGTCGCCGCGACCACCAGGAACTCGGTCGTCTCATCCAGGTCCCAGTCCGGCCCCATCGCCCGGATGTGCGCCATGAACTCGTCGGTGACCTTGGAGAGCGCGACTTCGGTGACGTCCAGCTTGTGCTTGGAGATCAGCTGGAGAAGAAGATCGAAGGGGCCTTCGAAGTTGGAAAGCCGAACCTTGAAGACACCGTCGTCGGCCGACTCGGGCTCCTCGGAACCGCCGGACGCCTCTGGCGCGGCTTCGGCGGGCGCGGCCTCGGACCGTGGGCGCGCTTCGGCTTCGGCTTCGGCGGGGACGGCGGCAGAGGGCTCCTCGTCACCGCCGTCGGCGTTGTGGGCAGTCGTTCCGCGGGGCGGAACAGGCGGGCAGGACGCCCCACCGGCGTCAGCCGAAGAACGCTCCTCAGCTGCGGACTCACCCTCGACCGGCTCGACCGGCGGAGCCGAGGGCCCCCTCCCCAGCGCACGCCGACGACCGGCCGAACCGCCGGAGGCCGCCGCAGAGGAGTCATACGAGGTCATAGCCCCCGCAGGCTACCCCTACCGCCCACGAAGCCGTCGTACGAGGATGCTGGCGTCCCCCCGGGCCTCCAGATCCGCCAGCACCACGGCGACAGCCTCCCGCACGATCCGCCCGCGGTCGACGGCCAGCCCGTGCTCCCCGCGCAGCACCAGCCGGGCGTGCTCGAGATCCATGAGCTCCTCGGCGGAGACGTACACGGTGATCTTCTCGTCGTGCCGCTCCCGCCCGCTGGGCCGGCGCCCGGAGGCACGCCCCCGCTTGCGGGGCGCGCCGGCGGCAGAACCTTCCTGCGGCTTCGGCTGCCGCCCGGCGGCAGCCGACCGCTCGGCCCCCGCGGCGGCGGACCGGCTGCGCGGCTGATCGCCGTCGGACTCGGCGTCCGCGGCCACATGCTCGGACCCCTCGCCGTCACCGCCCTGTACGGGCACGGACGGCGGTGCGTCCTCCGCAGTGGCGGCCCCGTCGCTGTCCCCGGCGGGAGCGGGCACACGGGCTTCTCCGTTGGGCCCCCGCCGGGGAGTGGACGGCTGAAGCGCCATTCCCCCTGTCGTACGGAAGAGTTCGTCGGCCCCCGGCAGACTCACTCGGCGTGACACCGGGCGAGCACCTCCCTGGCGAGCTGGCGGTACGCGGCGGCGCCGACGGAGTTGGAGGCGTACGTGGTGATCGGCTCACCGGCGACCGTGGTCTCCGGGAAGCGGACCGTGCGCCCGATGACCGTGTGGTAGACGTGGTCGTCGAACGCTTCGACGACCCGCGCGAGAACCTCACGGCTGTGCACGGTGCGCGAGTCGTACATCGTGGCGAGGATGCCGTCGAGTTCCAGCTCGGGGTTGAGCCGCTCCTGGACCTTCTCGATGGTCTCCGTCAGCAGCGCGACACCGCGCAGCGCGAAGAACTCGCACTCCAGCGGCACGATCACCTTGTGCGCGGCCGTCAGAGCGTTCACGGTGAGCAGACCGAGCGAGGGCTGGCAGTCGATCACGATGTAGTCGTAGTCGGCCATCAGCGGCTTCAGGGCCCGCTGCAGCGTGGACTCGCGCGCGACCTCGGAGACCAGCTGGACCTCGGCCGCCGACAGGTCGATGTTGCTCGGCAGCAGATCCATGTTGGGGACCGCGGTCTTCAGCAGGACGTCGTCGGCCGACATGCCCCGCTCCATGAGCAGGTTGTAGACCGTGAGGTCGAGCTCCATCGGGTTCACACCGAGACCGACCGAGAGGGCGCCCTGCGGGTCGAAGTCGACGAGCAAGACCCGGCGGCCGTACTCCGCGAGCGCGGCACCCAGGTTGATGGTCGACGTCGTCTTGCCGACGCCGCCCTTCTGGTTGCACATCGCGATGATCTTCGCGGGGCCGTGGTCGGTCAGCGGGCCCGGGATCGGGAAGTACGGCAGCGGGCGACCGGTCGGACCGATGCGCTCGCGGCGCTGGCGGGCCGCGTCGGGCGCGAGCGTGGCCGCGTACTCGGGATCGGGCTCGTACTCGGCGTCGGGGTCGTAGAAGTGCCCGTCGGGCAGCTCGTCGTAGTCGGCGAAGTGGTTGTGGACCCCGCCACTTCCGTCGCCGGCCATGGCGTTCACGTGTTGGCCATCCATGCTCTGGGGTGCTGGCTGAGTTAGCCCGGCTGGTTGCTGACTCTGGTGGGCTGCGAAGGTGCGGACAGCGACGGAGCCGACAGCCGCGAACCCCGTGGGACCCGAGACCGGCGCAGGCATTCCTGGTTGACCACCCCCGGGAGTAAATGTCGACTCATTCACAAGTCGTCTTACCTCCTTGGTGACCAGGAAACTTCTAGATAGGTCAGCGTGGCACCATGCCGACGGTTGGCGACTCTATGGCGTGTCGGCGGTCCGCAGCAACACAATCCGCCGGACCCGGCCCGATGTGTCGGCAATGAAACATGCGGCTGTCAAGGGCGTAGGGCCGTCGCACAGCAGGTTTCACCGGTGCGCGAAACATCCGAACGGTTACGTTCGAGGCGAGTTGCGCGAGTGTCGCAAAGTGACCATACACACATCCGGCCGGACCTTGTCGGGCAAGATCCGGCCGGGAAGGTGCTGTTGACGACCTGTGTTGACGTATCGCCTTTTACCGAAAGGTGACTTAAAGCAGCCGGTCAGCGGCCGGTCGGCTGCCTTCTCGCCGGCGGGTCAGCCGAGCAGCGACGCCAACTCCGCGTGTTCCAGGCCGTGCGCCTCGGCGACCTCGCGGTAAACCACCTTGCCGTCATGGGTGTTGAGGCCCTTGGCCAGCGCCGGGTCGCGCCGCAGCGCCTCGACCCAGCCGTGGTCGGCGAGTTCGACGATGTACGGCAGCGTGGCGTTGGTCAGCGCGTAGGTCGAGGTGTTGGGCACCGCGCCGGGCATGTTGGCGACGCAGTAGAAGACCGAGTCGTGGACCGGGAAGGTCGGCTCGGCGTGGGTGGTCGGACGCGAGTCCTCGAAGCAGCCACCCTGGTCGATCGCGATGTCGACAAGGACACTTCCCGGCTTCATGCGCGACACGAGCTCGTTGGTGACCAGCTTCGGGGCCTTGGCGCCCGGGATGAGGACGGCGCCGATGACGAGGTCGGCCTCCAGGCACGCCTTCTCCAGCTCGAAGGCGTTGGAGACGACCGTCTGGATCTTCGTGCCGAAGATCTTGTCGGCTTCCTTGAGCTTGTTGATGTCCTTGTCGAGCAGGGTCACGTGGAAGCCCATGCCGATGGCGATCTGCGCGGCGTTCCAGCCCGACACACCGCCGCCGATGACGACGGCCCGGCCTGCCTGCACACCCGGCACACCGCCGGGCAGCACACCGCGGCCACCGTTGGCCCGCATCAGGTGGTACGCGCCGACCTGCGGGGCGAGCCGACCCGCGACCTCGGACATCGGGGCGAGCAGCGGCAGCGCGCGGCCGGGCAGTTCGACGGTCTCGTACGCGATCGCGGTCGTGCCCGACTCGACGAGGGCGTCGGTGCACTCCTTGGAGGCGGCCAGGTGCAGGTAGGTGAAGAGCGTCTGGTCCTTGCGGAGGCGGTGGTACTCCTCGGCGATGGGTTCCTTGACCTTGAGCAGCAGGTCGGCGGTGGCCCACACCTCGTCGGCCGTGGCCAGGATCTCGGCGCCGGCGGCGACGTACTCGACGTCCGGGATCGACGAGCCGACACCGGCGCCCTGCTCGATGACGACCTGGTGGCCGTGGCGCACCAGCTCGTGCACGCCGGCGGGGGTGATGGCCACCCGGAACTCGTTGTTCTTGACCTCGCGGGGGATGCCGACCTTCACGTCGATCACGGTCCTTGGCTCGGAGGGGTGTGGGGCTCACACGCAGGGGCGGAACCTGCCCGAACAATGCAGGACATACCCGTACGCACCGGAGCGCACCAGGAGACACCGCAGGAGAACCGGCGGCGTAGCCAGTCTAATGAAGGCATCCCCGCTGTCTAGCCTTTCAATGCATCAATCTTTCGCGGATGCACTACGGATTTCGCAGGCGTTAGCACCGTGTTCCGGCTCGATCTCGCTGGTTTCGCTGTCGGGGAGCTCGTCGCCCAGCAGTAGCTCGGCGGCCCTCCGGTGCAGCCGGGCCGCCGCCGGGTCGCCGAGCCGCTCCAGGGTGTCGGCGAGCCGGAGCTGGAGCGCGGCCTGCAACCGGGTGTCCTCTGCGCGCCGCGCCCACTCCACCGCCTCCTGACAGGTCCGCAGCGCCTCCTCCGGCCGCCCGGCGTACTCCTGGACGCGCGCCATCTCGCTCAACGCCCTTGCCTGGCCGCCCACATCACCGAGCCGGCGGTGGCCGGTGAGCGCCGAACTCCAGTTGCGCAGTGCCTCGCCGTAGCGGCCCGCGTAGGTGTGCGCGGTGGCGATCCGGCCGTACAGCCGGGCGGCGTCCGCGCGCTCGTCCCGGGCGAGCCGCTGGGCGAGTGCCCTGCCGTACCAGTCGGCGGCCCGTTCGTAGTCCTCCAACTCCTGGTGGGCGCCGCCTACGGATTCCATCGCGCGACCGGTCGCATAGGGGTCGTTCGCCCGCCGCCCGGCGTCGAGCGCGGCCCGGTAGCGGGCCAGCGCCGCCGTCGTACGGCCGGTCCGGGCATCCAGGTCGCCGAGGTTCAGCAGGGCCGCCGCCTGCTCACGGGGCAGGTCACGGCGCTCGGCGACGTCGAGGACGAGCCGGTGGATGCCGTACAGGTCGGGGGCCGCGGCCTGGGTGCCGAAGTGCGCCACCATGGCCCGGACCAGCTGGGACATCAGACGCCGGGCCAGGGTGTCCAGCTCGCCGTCGGCCACCGCGAGCCGGGCCGCGGCCAGCAGCGCGGGCCGGCGGACGCCCAGCCACTCCTCGGCGGCCCGGGGGCTCGGGAACCGCAGCGCCTTGGGCATCCCGAGGAGCTTCTCGCGGGCCAGCGGGCTGTCGGTCTCGGTGATGGCCCGGCAGGACTGCAGCAGCCGTACCGACCGCTCCAGCATCCGCGCGCGGGCCAGTTGCAGCTCGCCCGGCCGCTCCTGGCTCTCGGCGAGGGCCCACAGCAGCGGCTGGAGGCAGCCGGGGACCTCGTACTGCGGCATCGGCGAGTCGACCGGGTGCAGGAACCCGAGGGCCACGAAGTCGTCCAGCGTGGTGCGGGCCGCGCCGATCGCGCAGCCGGCGAGAGCGGAGGCGATGTGCGGGTCGACCAGGCCGGCCGGGGCGAGCGCCAGGAGGCGCAGTATCCGGGCGGCGGTGGTCGGCAGCGAGGCGTACGACAGCTTGAAGACCTTGGCGAGCGGCGGGCTGTCGTCGCCCTCGGCGCGCAGCTGTTTGGCCAGGTCGGAGACGGCGGCCGTGGGCCGGGCGGCCAGCCAGCCCCCGGCGAGCCGCAGCGCGGCGGGCTGGGCCCCGCACACCTCGGCGAGCCCCTCGGCGGAGCGCGGGTCCACGGTGATGCGCACCGAGCCGGTGAAGCGTTCCAGCAGTTCCACGGCGGACTTGGTGTCCAGTCCGCCCAGGGTGCACGGGCGGACGTCGGAGATGCCCGTCAGCGGCCCCTCGGAGACCGCCACGACCAGGGAGTCCGGTGTGTCCGGCAGCAGCGCGTCGACCTGCTCGGCGTCGGCCGCGTCGTCCAGCAGCAGGACCACCCGGCGATCCGCCAGCGCTTCGCGCAGGGCCTCGCTGAGGTCGTCCTCGTCGGCGCCGGCGGGGGTCGGCAGTCCGAGTTCCCCGAGCAGTTCCCGCGCCGCGCTCTCGACCGGGACACGGGTGCCGTCGGGTTCGGTGAGCCGGGTCCGCAGCACACCGTCGGGGTAACCGTCGGTAACCTGCCGGACGAGTTCCTCGGCGAGCGCGGTGCGGCCGAAGCCGGGACGGCCGGCGATGAGCAGCACGCGCGCGTGGGGCGCCTTCCGGCCCGCGAGGGTGTTGAGACCGGCCCGGCCGATGTCGGCCCGCAGTTCCTTCAACTCTCTTGCCCGGCCAAGGAACTGACTGTCCGTGGGGGCGGCCTCGACAGCCGGGGGCCGCCCTGTTCCGGACACCCGGGCATCCCCGATGTCCACCGCCTGATCCGCCACGGGCCACTCTCCCGTCCCACCGCACGAGCAAGCCCGCCGGGACTCCGGTTCGGGCGTTTCCCGAGCCTAGTTCACGCTCTGCGACGATCTGGGCGGAGCACGGCGGGCAGGTCGCTCGATCGGATCAAACGATCGTAGGACTGGCGGTGTGAGGTTGCTGTGAGGAGGGGGTCAGGACTCGAACGGCCGGGCGGGCCACGGCGCCTCAGCCGGACGCAGCGCGTCCACGCCCTCTCCACTCCTCGCCGCCACCAGCGAAAGCACCCCCACCACCAGGCAGTTGTTGTGCAGCTCCCCGGCGAGGACACCCCGCACCACCTCGTCCACGGGAACGCGGGCCAGCTCCATGTCGGCCTCCTCGTCCTCCACCTCGAAGCGCTGCCCCTCGGCCGCGGAGAGGTCGCGCGCGAGGAAGATCCGCACGGCCTCGTCGCAGCCGCCGGGCGTGGTGTAGACGTCGGTCAGCACCCGCCAGTCCTCCGCCTTGACGTGCGCCTCCTCGTACAGCTCGCGCTGGGCCGCGTGCAGGGGGTTCTCGCCCGGCACGTCGAGCAGCCCGGCCGGGATCTCCCACAGCTTCTCGCGGACGGGGTGGCGGTACTGCCGGAGGACCAGGACCCGGTCCTGCCCGTCGAGGGCGAGGACGGCGACGGAACCGGGGTGGACCTGGTAGTCGCGGCGGACGACCGAACCGTCGGGCATGACCACCTCGTCGGTGCGCACGGAGGTCTTGTTGCCGACGAACGGCGTCTCGCTCGCCCGGACCTCCCACTCCTCGGCGGTGTCCTTGATCGTCATGTCGACTCGTCCTCCCACACGTGCAACAAAGAAACCGGGGCACACATCCCGAAAGACATGCACCCCGGTCACCGTACAGCGCTTGTGCCGCTCGGATTTACTTACCGGTCTTGCGCTCCACCGCGGCCTTCACCAGCCCGGCGAAGAGCGGGTGCGGGCGGGTCGGGCGGGAGCGCAGCTCGGGGTGCGCCTGGGTCGCGACGAGGTACGGGTGGACCTCGCGGGGGTACTCGACGTACTCGACGAGCTTGCCGTCGGGAGAGGTTCCGGTGAACTGCAGACCGGCCTTCTTCTCCAGTTCCGCGCGGTAGGCGTTGTTCACCTCGTAGCGGTGACGGTGGCGCTCCTCGACGTACTCCTTGCCGTCGTACACCTCGCGCACGATCGAGCCCTCGGCGAGCTTCGCCGGGTACATGCCCAGCCGCATCGTGCCGCCCATGTCGCCCTCTCCGGCGACGATGTCGAGTTGCTCGGCCATGGTGGAGATGACCGGGTGGGCGGTGGCGGAGTCGAACTCGGTGGAGTTGGCGTCCGGGATGTCCGCCAGGTTGCGCGCGGCCTCGATCACGATGCACTGCAGGCCGAGGCAGAGGCCGAGCAGCGGGATCCCGTGCTCGCGGGCGTACTGGATGGCGCCGACCTTGCCGGAGACACCGCGGTCACCGAAGCCGCCGGGGATGCAGATGGCGTCGACGTCGGCGAGCTGGGCCGCGGCGCCGGCCGGGGTCTTGCAGTCGTCCGAGGTGACCCACTTGATCTTCACGCGGGCCTTGTTGGCGAAGCCACCCGCACGCAGCGCCTCGGTGACCGAGAGGTAGGCGTCGGGCAGGTCGATGTACTTGCCGACGAGCGCCAGGTTGATCTCGTGGAGC from Streptomyces sp. DSM 40750 includes these protein-coding regions:
- a CDS encoding nucleotidyltransferase domain-containing protein produces the protein MTDVLDIDLAPVVAEQPDPLLFATVSGAHLYGFPSRDSDVDLRGVHVLPTAELVGLREPEETRSKMWDRDGVEMDLVTHDLRKFARLLLRRNGYVLEQLLSPLVVHTGEAHRELIALAPGVLTRHHAHHYRGFAITQWRLFEKTGELKPLLYTFRVLLTGIHLMRSGEVRAHLPTLLPEIDEAPAYLPDLVAAKAAQEHGKADVDQERVAEDVERLQGVLDQEQALSVLPENPSAYDALHDFVVRVRLDGLKR
- a CDS encoding ADP-ribosylglycohydrolase family protein; its protein translation is MTMTLRTKRSATGSLLGLALGDALGFPTEFNDVPSILAKCGPWRKMELPRPAIVTDDTQMTLALGHGLRAAMDRGVLAPEALVRAVRKEFVEWSLSPENNRAPGHTCLVACELLAVERHPWQFASQIGSKGCGANMRVAPLGLIGPLSDEQRAGAAQLQAALTHGHPTALAASDLTAHAVRLLTQGVEPMGLVGRLRSYAYENRARYHARWLGDLWTYSQDPSPEHYIARGWDECLRALDRVQEALRLPSPETDPCLATGEGWIAEEALATGLLCFLLFVDEPVTALRRAACTKGDSDSIACLTGAFAGAYHGPDAWPAEWADRIEYQGDLVSLGALWDA
- a CDS encoding NUDIX hydrolase, with protein sequence MTSPEGYDKYAFEPFAVTVDLAVFTVRAGTLQVLLVERGQEPYAGRWALPGGFVLPDESAEEAAWRELAEETGVTDASGLHLEQLRTYSEPGRDPRMRVVTVAFAALFPDPPVPHGGGDAAQAQWLRFNAIGPLAFDHDRILADAHERVGAKLEYTCLATSFCPPEFTLGELQQVYETVWGTPLDRPNFRRKVLATPGFVEQVPGAARLTGGRGKPAALYRAGGATALHPPLLRPTTEGRP
- a CDS encoding pseudouridine synthase produces the protein MRSSGSGSGRNNGRGNPRGSGGGGKPRGSGGSGSQPKGGAGRDDRPKRAGKPRPEERRYDVGPGATHEGPKSGRGNAARGGAKGGPKQSQQPGSGRGRWAPATSREYDARAEERNRERYAGKKDVKLPKTFPGAEQEGERLQKILARAGYGSRRACEELIEQARVEVNGEIVLEQGKRVDPEKDEVKVDGLTVATQSYQFFSLNKPAGVVSTMEDNEGRQCLGDYVTNRETRLFHVGRLDTETEGVILLTNHGELAHRLTHPKYGVKKVYLAHIVGPIPRDLGKRLKDGIQLEDGYARADHFRVVEQTGKNYLVEVTLHEGRKHIVRRMLAEAGFPVDKLVRVAFGPITLGDQKSGWLRRLSNTEVGMLMQEVDL
- the scpB gene encoding SMC-Scp complex subunit ScpB, which gives rise to MSEERTEVPAGPRTVADLDLKPALEAVLMVVDEPATAEHLSKILERPKRQITKALRELADEYAVQGRGFELRLIAGGWRFYTRPEYAAAVERFVLDGQQARLTQAALETLAVVAYRQPVSRSRVSAVRGVNCDGVMRTLLQRGLVEEAGAEPETGAILYRTTNYFLERMGLRGLDELPELAPFLPEAEAIEAETLEGVPSFDPDAPDADADDTTTTEL
- a CDS encoding segregation and condensation protein A; the protein is MTSYDSSAAASGGSAGRRRALGRGPSAPPVEPVEGESAAEERSSADAGGASCPPVPPRGTTAHNADGGDEEPSAAVPAEAEAEARPRSEAAPAEAAPEASGGSEEPESADDGVFKVRLSNFEGPFDLLLQLISKHKLDVTEVALSKVTDEFMAHIRAMGPDWDLDETTEFLVVAATLLDLKAARLLPSAEVEDEADLALLEARDLLFARLLQYRAYKQIAEIFNRRLDEEARRYPRTVGLEPQHAELLPEVVISIGAEGFAKLAVKAMQPKPKPQVYVDHIHAPLVSVQEQAGIVVARLRELGEASFRVLVEDTDDTLTVVARFLALLELYREKAVALDQETALGDLIVRWTGGDTDAEPVVTDEFDRPPEPPKEEKKA
- a CDS encoding ParA family protein, giving the protein MPAPVSGPTGFAAVGSVAVRTFAAHQSQQPAGLTQPAPQSMDGQHVNAMAGDGSGGVHNHFADYDELPDGHFYDPDAEYEPDPEYAATLAPDAARQRRERIGPTGRPLPYFPIPGPLTDHGPAKIIAMCNQKGGVGKTTSTINLGAALAEYGRRVLLVDFDPQGALSVGLGVNPMELDLTVYNLLMERGMSADDVLLKTAVPNMDLLPSNIDLSAAEVQLVSEVARESTLQRALKPLMADYDYIVIDCQPSLGLLTVNALTAAHKVIVPLECEFFALRGVALLTETIEKVQERLNPELELDGILATMYDSRTVHSREVLARVVEAFDDHVYHTVIGRTVRFPETTVAGEPITTYASNSVGAAAYRQLAREVLARCHAE
- the ald gene encoding alanine dehydrogenase; translated protein: MIDVKVGIPREVKNNEFRVAITPAGVHELVRHGHQVVIEQGAGVGSSIPDVEYVAAGAEILATADEVWATADLLLKVKEPIAEEYHRLRKDQTLFTYLHLAASKECTDALVESGTTAIAYETVELPGRALPLLAPMSEVAGRLAPQVGAYHLMRANGGRGVLPGGVPGVQAGRAVVIGGGVSGWNAAQIAIGMGFHVTLLDKDINKLKEADKIFGTKIQTVVSNAFELEKACLEADLVIGAVLIPGAKAPKLVTNELVSRMKPGSVLVDIAIDQGGCFEDSRPTTHAEPTFPVHDSVFYCVANMPGAVPNTSTYALTNATLPYIVELADHGWVEALRRDPALAKGLNTHDGKVVYREVAEAHGLEHAELASLLG